The window GCCAGCCACGGTTTTTCCGACGACGATATCTGGGATATCGCCGCGATCGCCGCCTTCTTCGCGCTGTCGAACCGCATGGCCAACGTCACCGACATGCGCCCGAACGACGAATTTTATCTGATGGGCCGCGTGCCGAAATAGACCGGCCGCCTTCGGCAGTTCGTAGGGCGGATTAGCCGAAGGCGTAATCCGCCGAGAGAAAGAAAAGTAAGATGGCGGATTACGCTAGCGCTAATCCGCCCTACGGTCTGATGCTGGTTCGCGAGGTAAGGAATGAAAGCGTATCTGGTGCTCGACTTGTCGGTGAATGACTTAGGTGGTTTCAGAAAATACATCGCTGAAATCCCTGCATTCATCGCAAAACATTCGGGAAAATACATAGTTCAAGGGGTTCAGCCAACGACAATTGAGGGTGATTGGAAACCCGAACGCATGGTCATCATCGAATTTCCAGAACGCGAAAAGGCAGAAGCATTTCTAAGTGACCCTGAAATTCAAGACCTGTTCAAGGTGCGCCACGATACGACGACGAGTAAACTGGTGCTTGCCGATGGGTGCACGTAACCGCCTGCCTTCCGAGTGAGATATGGGGACGAACTATCCTACACTCCTGCTGAGGGCCGAAAGTCGTCCCATTGCGTGACCGACCGACTACTTTTATCCGTCGGGGTTTTTCAACAACCTGCTACAGCATGATCCGGAAAAGTGGGTACCGGTTTTCCGAAAAGATCATGCTCGGACAAAAAGATAGAGCGGGATGACGCTTCGAAGAAGAGTCATCACGCTCTAATCGTCCCCCGCGGGACCGCACCAGCCGGGCAGATAGATCGCATCCTTGGTTTTCGCCAGCGCCAGGCTTTTTTCCATGGCTTTGTCGAAATTGGCGTCCACGCTTGCGCGCGACATCTGACGGCGCAGGAAATCCGCCCACAGGAATTC is drawn from Bradyrhizobium lablabi and contains these coding sequences:
- a CDS encoding DUF1330 domain-containing protein, with the translated sequence MKAYLVLDLSVNDLGGFRKYIAEIPAFIAKHSGKYIVQGVQPTTIEGDWKPERMVIIEFPEREKAEAFLSDPEIQDLFKVRHDTTTSKLVLADGCT